The DNA sequence TTGAATCTGAAAATGTGACTGGACTTGTATTCATAACCGCTCGACTTTTGCCCGAGGGTATACATGTGTCCAACGAAGAAGGTGACATTGTTATTTAATACATAACCAAGGCCATTGTAAGTTCGGAAATCTTCCATCGGATTCGCGCCAATGGATTCCCCACTGTGCATAAATATCTCTGCACTGGGAGAGAAATAGAGGGTTTTCTCCTTGATTTTCTTGGAGTTCAGCGGAATATAAGCAAAAAGCTTATAACGATATCGGTTGGTGTAATCGTGTTCTTCCCCTACATCATTCTTCCTTTTCCAGCGGTGTTCAAAACGAAACTGATGGTAGAACTTAAACCGTCCCATGGCTGGCATTTTTAATAGCCATTGGTGCCATATCCGTGGTTCATAAGTCACTTTTTCAAACTCTTCATTTCCTGTTTCAGGCGTGAAGTTCATCACGAGGGTCGGGCCTATTACGCCTTCGAAATACTCATTGAAGAAGATGTTCAGACCGAAACGGTTGTACATCTGACGTTTTCGGCCATAAAATGACCACACATCGTCGAGGTCGTTACGTACCCGCCAGTGGTGTTCGCCATAGTAGCCGAGCCTTTCCGAAAAT is a window from the Persicobacter psychrovividus genome containing:
- a CDS encoding DUF2490 domain-containing protein, which encodes MLKNFIATLVLTLLLLPQLVHAQKAAAQPSVTTMEETGLWFGAYLKFQFSERLGYYGEHHWRVRNDLDDVWSFYGRKRQMYNRFGLNIFFNEYFEGVIGPTLVMNFTPETGNEEFEKVTYEPRIWHQWLLKMPAMGRFKFYHQFRFEHRWKRKNDVGEEHDYTNRYRYKLFAYIPLNSKKIKEKTLYFSPSAEIFMHSGESIGANPMEDFRTYNGLGYVLNNNVTFFVGHMYTLGQKSSGYEYKSSHIFRFNVFIGMDFRKSGDLLPKINLGY